Proteins from one Coffea arabica cultivar ET-39 chromosome 8c, Coffea Arabica ET-39 HiFi, whole genome shotgun sequence genomic window:
- the LOC113722440 gene encoding uncharacterized protein produces MGNCLFGGGIGIGVGEANEVLIKVVNGNGGIMEFGAPITVEFITDEFPGHGIFRSHDLFWKPLAHHEVLEAGEYYLLPLDDEDDKKKKMKKGSMNKSRVGQVAQIGHVRSNSVPQSTPAVPYRMSFDSQGILKRSHTEVFSRSSSNDQLGGFWKVKLVISPQQLLEILAQEARTQELIESVRTVAKCRNGFCSSSMGFSDQWSLSSSGSSRNASSSKKDALLLDL; encoded by the coding sequence ATGGGGAATTGCTTGTTTGGAGGAGGTATAGGTATAGGCGTAGGAGAGGCGAATGAAGTGCTCATCAAAGTGGTAAACGGGAATGGTGGCATCATGGAGTTTGGTGCTCCTATCACGGTGGAATTCATCACCGATGAGTTCCCGGGACACGGCATTTTCCGAAGCCATGATCTCTTCTGGAAGCCGTTGGCTCACCACGAAGTCTTGGAAGCAGGTGAGTACTACCTGCTACCGCTGGACGACGAGGacgacaagaagaagaagatgaagaaaggTAGCATGAACAAGAGTAGAGTTGGGCAGGTTGCTCAGATAGGGCATGTAAGGTCAAACAGCGTTCCCCAATCCACGCCTGCAGTGCCATATAGGATGTCGTTTGATAGCCAAGGAATTCTGAAGAGGTCACATACCGAGGTATTTTCGCGGAGCAGCAGTAATGATCAGCTTGGtggtttttggaaagttaagctGGTGATTAGCCCTCAACAGTTGTTGGAGATTTTGGCACAAGAGGCTCGAACCCAAGAGTTGATCGAGAGTGTCAGAACTGTGGCTAAATGCAGGAATGGGTTCTGCTCCTCTTCCATGGGTTTTTCGGATCAGTGGAGCCTTTCCAGCAGCGGCAGCAGCAGAAACGCCTCCTCATCAAAGAAAGATGCCTTATTGTTAGACTTGTGA